ATAATGACTGCATCAACCTTTTCATGTGTGATGATACTTTTCATTTTATCTTGTAAATCAACGATTCCTTCAAACGGATGTAATTCTAACCCTCTATGTACATCACTCGGTTTCTCCGCAAAATAACCGTGTAAATATATAACATGTGCCCCTTTAGCTAGAAGTTCTTCTGCGATTATCCTTCCAATTGTACCTTTGGCCATATTCGTATGCCCGCGTACTTGATCCCATTTTTCTAGACAACCACCGCTCGTAATTAATACCTTTTTCCCCTTCATTGTAACCATCCCTTACTAATTTTTCTTACGAAACCATTCTGTTCCAAAGTCAACTATATCACGCTGTTTCATTAGACGACACGTTGCATTCCCTATCTTCCCATTTTTTACAGTTCCTTTTCGCTCAAACTCCACACCAATTTCTACAAACTTCTCAGATTCGTAATCCATTTCAACAAACTCTTTCCACACTCTTTCACCGTTTTCTATAATAGGTGCTCCTACTTGTATTAACTCACATGCACCAGAACGCACCTCGGATAAATGAACAGACGTATTGGAATCATATCCAACACCAATTAATAATACGTACCCGTCTAAATCATATATTTTTCTTAATGGAGATTCTTCTCCAAAGCTCATTGATAACGAATGGTTCATTGTTATTTCTACTGCATGTTTTCCCCATGCAGCAAAACTTCCTAACGGATGATTACTACGTACTACATTCGGATATGTACGAAAACATTCAACTATTTCACCCATTCCCCTTGTTGGGGTTATACGTGAATCAAATGCTGGGACGTTATCTCGGATAATTTGCCACCAGTCTTCCGGTACAGGTGGTCTTGACCAATGTTTCGGATCGGACAAATCCGAAGATTGCGTTGGCATTATTATCGTTCCTTCTTCCGTAACAACTTTCATTAATGCTTCTACTACAGCAACCGCACCACCAGATATCCACCCGATAGAACTTAGTGATGAATGAACGATAATTGTCATTCCTTTTTCGACTCCTAATGCTTTTAAATCTTTTGTTATTGTTTCGATTGTATTTGGAAATTGTGTACTTGCAACTATTTCATTCATTTTCATATTGGTTCCCCCACTAGCTACGTAAATTTAAACTTTTATATAAATATATTATCATATTTTTCTTAATTTTTAACTTAATCATTTTTCATATCTATAAAAAATGGTAATATTATTACACAAAAATATTTAAATTATAATATTAAGATTTAAATTAAAAAGAAAGTGAAGATTTTACATCCAACCATAAAAAGCTGTTTTATACATAGACGAAAGAGCTCATCACAAATGATGAGCTCTTTGTTTACTTTATCCTTCAATTGTAACCCCAGTAAACATTGATAAGTTTCCCGTTATTTTCTCACCTACACGTAAAAATAAGCCTGCTGCTCTTCCGCTTATACAGTGAGAGCCAATTAATAGTTTACCAGTATATGGACCATCCCATGTGTCAATGGTATAGTCAGGCATTTCTATGTATTGCTGGTATATCTTCCTTTGTTCAAAGTAATACTCTGTTTTATCTTCAGCTAATAATTCATCATTTTCGTATATAGATACTCCGCCACCTTCACGACCAAATACAGGTTTTGAAACGTATGATTCATGTCTTTCTAGAAATCGCTTATTTGAAAAATATGTTGGTAGAAAGTATTTATAAATAATGTCTTGCTCTTCTTCTGTAAAGAAAACACTTTCTTCATAAAACTTCCAAATTAGTGCGAGTACACTTTTGTTTTGCATAACAAACGCGGCTGGCGGATTAATAATTTTCACTCTTTCTTGCGCAATATGATCTAAAAATTGCAAACCAATCCTTTTCCCATTCTTATCAACGTCCGTTACTAAATACTCTATTGGATACAGTCTATATAAATATTTTATTTTTTCTCCACTTGGCGTATATATACCATCTTCCGCAACGACAATGTCTTGTATTCCTACATAGTCCGTTGACTGATTTAAGCAATACGTTCTTAAAAACTGGACCGTTTGTCTATCTTCATCGTGCCAATCATAACTAGTAAAATATATCGTCTCTTCAGGGCCTATATGATAGTCATGTTTAATTTGTTCCCATGCTTGCACAATATGCTCTTCTATATGGTTTGGGTGATTTACATCATGATAACGGCATAACACTTCATTTGCGACAGACGGTTCTAAATAGCCTGTTGGCGTATCACAATTTACTTCTATTAATTTTATATCGTCACCATTTACGATAAAATCAAACCTTGTAAAATATGAAAATAAACCATTATGTTTCATTCTCGCCATTTCCCACGCTTCAGCTGGAAATCCAAGTTTTTGAAAATCTTCTGTCGTATTTACAATATATTGATACGTTCTATATAACACATACATGATTTCTTCTGTCGCTTTTGAGATAGCAGTATAAGTTTTTGCTGGCATGCGATACATCCCTGTTGCCATATATTGATTCCATTCTTCATTCTCTAACAGACTAGGCCAAGTGAAACCATTCCTACTAGCCTCTTCTGCAAGTGAAAACCATACTTTCATATACTCTTCTTGCTCTCGTTGTGTATACATTACTCCATTACCCTTTCGTTTTAGGATCCTGCTGGCGCTTTTGCGTTTCCAATTCCACTTGAACCAGAGTTTACTTTCGGTGTTTGCGTAGTAGATGATTTTGGCGTATTTGTATCTGGTGTTACTTTATTGGATGGATTTGGCTGCTGTTTATTTAAATCCACTTTATTGGAAGAATTATTGTTACCGTTAGAACCACCAGAATAACCACCGCTACTACCGCCACCTGTTCTACGCTCATCTTTTTCACGATATGGAATAACATTATTTGCATATGGTTTCTTCATTAAATTTGGTTTTGCTGTATAATTCATATTTGAAGTTCTACTCGCTAATAAATATCCTGCTACAAATGGAAGTATCGGTAAATGAGAGTTTTCATGATAAGATGAAAATGACGGATTATTTTCCTTGCATAACTCATCTGTCTCTATATTTTCATTGGTTGGGGCTTTATCATCACAATTTAATGTTTCTTGTTCATTTCTTTGTTTTGCACCATCTGTTTTAACAGCTGTACTTTCTTGCTGAGCAGTTTCTTCTTCATAATCACCACAACCTGTTAATAAAAAAGATGACATCCCTATTGAAGTAGCTATTTTTATAAACTTACTTTTCTCCATTCTCACGTGTTATACACCTATCTTCTTTTATCTATATTTTTCCAGATAACTATATTATATAATGAAATTATTATTTTTTTCAAACTATATTCAATATGTACAATTATATATTTTCATGCTATTTTTCCATGTAACAATGAAATCTTTCTATCCCTGGATATTTTTCTCCTAAACTTTTAACTTGAAAACCAATTCTTTTATAAAATTCTACCGCCCCATCGTCTGTCTCCGCTTCTATATAAGTCAATTGGTATACTCTTATAATCTCTTTAATCATTTGCAGTGCAATTCCTTTTTGACGATAATCTGGAGCCACTGCTATATGACATATTCTTGCTTTAGTTTCTCCG
This genomic interval from Bacillus thuringiensis contains the following:
- a CDS encoding glutathionylspermidine synthase family protein, encoding MYTQREQEEYMKVWFSLAEEASRNGFTWPSLLENEEWNQYMATGMYRMPAKTYTAISKATEEIMYVLYRTYQYIVNTTEDFQKLGFPAEAWEMARMKHNGLFSYFTRFDFIVNGDDIKLIEVNCDTPTGYLEPSVANEVLCRYHDVNHPNHIEEHIVQAWEQIKHDYHIGPEETIYFTSYDWHDEDRQTVQFLRTYCLNQSTDYVGIQDIVVAEDGIYTPSGEKIKYLYRLYPIEYLVTDVDKNGKRIGLQFLDHIAQERVKIINPPAAFVMQNKSVLALIWKFYEESVFFTEEEQDIIYKYFLPTYFSNKRFLERHESYVSKPVFGREGGGVSIYENDELLAEDKTEYYFEQRKIYQQYIEMPDYTIDTWDGPYTGKLLIGSHCISGRAAGLFLRVGEKITGNLSMFTGVTIEG
- a CDS encoding GNAT family N-acetyltransferase; this encodes MNIQRVEQIEKDSILNVLQYAVGPNEISLKKAVIFYQSNKGTLYKYEEKACLGIEIIGETKARICHIAVAPDYRQKGIALQMIKEIIRVYQLTYIEAETDDGAVEFYKRIGFQVKSLGEKYPGIERFHCYMEK
- a CDS encoding aminoglycoside N(3)-acetyltransferase, with the translated sequence MKMNEIVASTQFPNTIETITKDLKALGVEKGMTIIVHSSLSSIGWISGGAVAVVEALMKVVTEEGTIIMPTQSSDLSDPKHWSRPPVPEDWWQIIRDNVPAFDSRITPTRGMGEIVECFRTYPNVVRSNHPLGSFAAWGKHAVEITMNHSLSMSFGEESPLRKIYDLDGYVLLIGVGYDSNTSVHLSEVRSGACELIQVGAPIIENGERVWKEFVEMDYESEKFVEIGVEFERKGTVKNGKIGNATCRLMKQRDIVDFGTEWFRKKN